From Granulicella sp. WH15, the proteins below share one genomic window:
- the panB gene encoding 3-methyl-2-oxobutanoate hydroxymethyltransferase gives MSLTQLADNVERGVSRKVTPQLLADKKRLRQPITALTAYDYPTARLIDESGIDMILVGDSVAMAVLGYDSTLPLTVDEMLHHAKAVRRGCRNSFLVVDMPYGSYHCGSEDALRNALRFVKEAGAEAVKIEGGAERAALVEQLTLAKIPVVGHIGLTPQSLNLMGGYKVQGKTVAAIDRLLEDAAALEGAGAVALVLEGVPREVAARITAAASIPTIGIGAGPECDGQILVFHDIFELTFLHRAKFVRSFGSAGDLVRSGLRHFREAVAARTFPSDSESYHLSSGVRAEFEHPPIPAGK, from the coding sequence ATGAGCCTTACTCAACTCGCAGATAACGTCGAGCGTGGTGTTTCGCGCAAAGTTACCCCTCAGCTTCTGGCCGACAAGAAGCGACTTCGCCAGCCCATCACGGCCCTTACCGCGTACGACTACCCGACCGCGCGCCTGATAGACGAGTCTGGAATCGACATGATCCTGGTCGGCGACTCGGTGGCCATGGCCGTTCTCGGCTACGACTCCACCCTACCCCTCACCGTTGACGAGATGCTACATCACGCCAAGGCCGTGCGCCGGGGTTGTCGTAACTCCTTTCTCGTCGTGGACATGCCCTACGGCAGCTACCACTGCGGCAGCGAAGACGCGCTGCGCAACGCACTCCGCTTCGTCAAGGAAGCCGGAGCCGAGGCGGTCAAGATCGAAGGCGGTGCCGAGCGCGCCGCGCTGGTCGAGCAGCTAACCCTAGCCAAGATTCCCGTCGTTGGCCACATCGGCCTTACGCCGCAGTCGCTCAACCTGATGGGCGGCTACAAGGTGCAGGGCAAGACCGTCGCGGCCATCGACCGGCTGCTCGAAGACGCCGCCGCCCTCGAAGGCGCGGGAGCCGTCGCGCTGGTGCTCGAAGGCGTTCCTCGCGAGGTCGCCGCGCGCATCACCGCCGCGGCCAGCATCCCCACCATCGGCATCGGCGCGGGGCCGGAGTGCGACGGACAGATTCTCGTCTTCCACGATATCTTCGAGCTGACCTTCCTCCACCGCGCCAAGTTCGTCCGCAGCTTCGGCAGCGCGGGCGACCTGGTACGCAGCGGGCTTCGGCACTTCCGCGAGGCCGTCGCCGCGCGCACCTTCCCCAGCGACTCCGAGAGCTATCACCTCTCGTCCGGCGTCCGCGCCGAGTTCGAGCATCCGCCCATCCCAGCAGGAAAGTAA
- a CDS encoding aldo/keto reductase, translating to MRYNLLQPGGPRVSVIGFGASALGNVFGDIPLSEGERAVHLAIDEGINFFDTSPYYGLTLSEQRLGAALEGRRDRVVLATKCGRYGASAFNFSAKAITQGFEESLRRLRTDYVDLLQVHDCEFGTVEQIVEETLPALEELRTAGKARLIGITGYQLENLRTIARQASERGIRLDSVLSYCRYNLANTTMERELRPFAQAEGLGLINASPLHMGLLTQAGAPAWHPATPEARAVCVRAAEFCTAQGVAIETLALRFCLDYSHVATTLVGMGTPEIVRANLRVLEGEEHTQLAHEVMEMLRAGGAETLWPSGLKQNWDPGTPVPEA from the coding sequence ATGAGATATAACCTGCTTCAACCTGGCGGTCCGCGCGTTTCAGTGATCGGCTTCGGAGCTTCGGCCCTGGGCAACGTCTTCGGCGATATCCCCTTGAGCGAGGGTGAGCGAGCGGTCCATCTGGCCATCGACGAGGGCATCAACTTCTTCGACACCTCTCCCTACTACGGCCTGACCCTGAGCGAGCAGCGCCTGGGCGCGGCGCTCGAGGGTCGGCGCGACCGCGTGGTACTGGCCACCAAGTGCGGACGCTACGGCGCCAGCGCCTTCAACTTCTCGGCCAAGGCAATCACGCAGGGCTTCGAGGAGTCGCTGCGTCGCCTGCGCACGGACTACGTCGATCTGCTGCAGGTGCACGACTGCGAGTTCGGCACGGTGGAGCAGATCGTGGAAGAGACGCTGCCCGCACTCGAGGAGTTGCGCACAGCGGGGAAGGCGCGGCTGATCGGTATCACGGGCTACCAGTTGGAGAACCTGCGGACGATCGCGCGGCAGGCAAGCGAGCGCGGCATTCGGCTGGACAGTGTGCTGAGTTACTGCCGCTACAACCTGGCCAACACCACGATGGAGCGTGAGCTGCGGCCGTTCGCGCAGGCGGAGGGGCTTGGCCTCATCAATGCGTCGCCGCTGCACATGGGGCTGCTGACGCAAGCGGGCGCTCCTGCGTGGCATCCGGCGACGCCCGAGGCGCGGGCCGTCTGTGTCCGAGCGGCGGAATTCTGCACAGCGCAGGGCGTGGCCATCGAGACGTTGGCGCTGCGTTTCTGCCTCGACTACTCGCATGTGGCCACCACGCTGGTCGGGATGGGAACGCCTGAGATTGTGCGGGCGAACCTGCGAGTGCTCGAGGGCGAGGAGCATACCCAACTGGCGCACGAAGTCATGGAGATGCTGCGCGCGGGCGGTGCGGAGACCTTGTGGCCGAGTGGCCTGAAGCAGAACTGGGACCCAGGCACGCCGGTTCCCGAGGCATAG
- the bcsA gene encoding UDP-forming cellulose synthase catalytic subunit, with translation MRLVVVLLSTFLLFQFVSLYLGWQKQIVVGIVSILLAMILNRFKGSRVVTIALMLISLAATLRYGWWRVYTIIQYFGDEANPRFTIDAVLMLVLISAEAYTVLIMVLGFMQTSAPLRRKPMPLPEDEAEWPHVDVLIPTYNEPLSLVRYTALAANNIDYPPEKLHVYILDDGTREGFRRFAEEAGVGYIVRAEHNHAKAGNINHALTTMNSPLVAIFDCDHVPTRSFLQVTVGWFLAEKKLAMLQTPHYFYSPDPFERNLLQYKSIPNEGELFYGIIQDGNDLWNATFFCGSCAVIRREALNEVGGIATETVTEDAHTSLRMQKKGWNTAYINLPQAAGLATETLAAHVGQRVRWARGMIQILRTDNPMLASGMKLTQRLCYFNAMLHFMYAVPRLIFLCAPLIYMLLGRTVIPGYWVAILAYAMPHLVISSLTNSRVQGRHRHSFWNEIYETVLAPYILLPTLLALINPKLGKFNVTDKGSTLAETTFDRHIAAPTTWLLLLNFLGVCAVPYRLLVTDPTHPGTVLSNLAWILFNMVILGVAAACANEQQQRRSSVRIPAQLSVRLRLPQGELIYGMTEDMSVGGASLRCGNAYEFELGQSLQLAFPAQTGNAEIGATVVGIREGAVRLQFNTPTIEEEETLTCALYSRANSWIKLRDDVEVDRPMVSLARVVRISFAGFNQVLRGLLPRKKKAAAAAVTVTLLALAMLPGRAHAQIPGAQSSGAAEQQPAADTAPVAMPSAVSSPVASATKRQQITLLTPPATTVTSGQANDSITLKDMGVHNSVEMRGPHSYYSVKFTLGHTRLPRRATLDLTYHFSSELPPHTGTIKVTLNGSPIAEIAAPDQPQQYAEYGFVALPIPAELLIRDNDITFEFTGGTVSQSGKATSSIVLANIGASSTLLIAGDRVPFQKDLGLLPLPLFDTDLQTTTTIPFVFLSPPTPQALQAAGIVASWLGTLASSKPPHFSVAIGAIPPGNVIVFSNQPSRLPDGLRIPAGGPSLNIKSNPSDPDGAALILSGDNDEQLMHAALALALMKVSHPMAGTAAPMLGESVRIGDFAMPEPRQPDDAPRWLSTDQLTPLWQLSSQEALQADGTKPLPVYLRVPPDLYYGEKQNLKLALTYRYNPLPLGMGSALRVFANGSMINETALPSGNQFADHHRTVMMPVPQMRPFGNTLLFSFDFIPANPNIDRQSGPGALSGAILHDSYLDIRGLTHWATMPNLELFANAGFPFTRRADLADTVIVLPSTPTPNEITLLLYLMSHCGTQTGYPALRLSVAGPDVVMRGDRDYLMLGSVSDQPVFSSLDALLPVTFDASGLHVKGPSGLTELLRAYWQRMNGEASPEEQISDTSDGLPDLLMEGLESPFFSGRSIVMLELRNDEALNGFADIFLERSQSSDISHTVSLLRNGRFTSYELGSRVYHVGNIAPYAMLRLWMAEHFWLLMVMVMALSLVLAAYARDYLALLAADRLRVEPK, from the coding sequence GTGCGCCTGGTCGTAGTGCTTCTGAGCACGTTTCTGCTCTTTCAGTTCGTCAGCCTCTATCTGGGCTGGCAGAAGCAGATCGTGGTCGGCATCGTCAGCATCCTGCTGGCGATGATCCTGAACCGCTTCAAGGGATCGCGCGTGGTGACCATCGCACTGATGCTCATCTCGCTGGCCGCGACGCTGCGCTACGGGTGGTGGCGGGTGTACACCATCATCCAGTACTTCGGCGACGAGGCCAACCCCCGCTTCACCATCGACGCGGTGTTGATGCTGGTGCTGATCTCGGCCGAGGCGTACACGGTCCTCATCATGGTGCTGGGCTTCATGCAGACCAGCGCGCCGCTGCGGCGCAAGCCCATGCCGCTGCCCGAGGACGAGGCCGAGTGGCCGCATGTGGACGTGCTGATTCCGACCTACAACGAGCCGCTCTCGCTGGTGCGGTACACGGCGCTGGCGGCGAACAATATCGACTATCCGCCGGAGAAGCTGCACGTCTATATCCTCGACGACGGCACGCGCGAGGGCTTCCGGCGCTTCGCCGAAGAGGCCGGGGTCGGCTATATTGTGCGCGCCGAGCACAACCACGCCAAGGCCGGAAACATCAATCACGCGCTGACCACGATGAACTCGCCGCTGGTGGCCATCTTCGACTGCGACCACGTACCCACGCGCAGCTTCCTGCAAGTGACGGTGGGCTGGTTCCTGGCGGAGAAGAAGCTGGCGATGTTGCAGACGCCGCACTACTTTTACTCGCCCGATCCGTTCGAGCGCAACCTGCTGCAATATAAGTCGATCCCCAACGAGGGCGAGCTTTTTTACGGCATCATCCAGGACGGCAACGATCTGTGGAACGCCACGTTCTTTTGCGGCTCGTGCGCGGTCATCCGGCGCGAGGCCCTGAACGAGGTAGGCGGAATTGCCACCGAAACTGTTACAGAAGACGCGCACACCTCGTTGCGGATGCAGAAGAAGGGCTGGAACACGGCCTACATCAACCTGCCGCAGGCTGCGGGTCTGGCCACCGAGACGCTTGCGGCGCACGTAGGCCAGCGCGTGCGCTGGGCGCGCGGCATGATCCAGATTCTGCGTACCGACAACCCTATGCTGGCTTCGGGGATGAAGCTCACGCAGCGGCTCTGCTACTTCAACGCCATGCTGCACTTCATGTACGCGGTGCCGCGGCTCATCTTTCTCTGCGCTCCGCTGATCTACATGCTGCTGGGGCGGACAGTTATTCCGGGGTACTGGGTGGCGATTCTGGCGTACGCGATGCCGCACCTGGTCATCTCGAGCCTGACCAACTCTCGGGTACAGGGCAGGCATCGCCACTCGTTCTGGAACGAGATCTACGAGACCGTGCTTGCGCCTTACATCCTGCTGCCGACGCTGCTCGCGCTCATCAACCCGAAGCTGGGCAAGTTCAACGTGACGGACAAGGGCAGCACTCTGGCGGAGACGACCTTCGACCGCCACATCGCGGCTCCCACCACGTGGCTGTTGCTCCTGAACTTTCTGGGAGTGTGCGCGGTGCCTTACCGTCTGCTGGTCACCGATCCGACGCACCCGGGCACGGTCCTCAGCAACCTGGCCTGGATACTGTTCAACATGGTGATTCTGGGAGTGGCCGCCGCGTGCGCCAACGAGCAGCAGCAGCGTCGCAGCTCGGTGCGGATTCCGGCGCAGCTCTCGGTGCGTCTGCGCCTGCCGCAGGGCGAGCTGATCTACGGCATGACGGAAGATATGTCCGTGGGTGGTGCGTCGCTCCGGTGCGGCAACGCCTACGAGTTTGAGCTGGGGCAGTCGTTGCAGCTTGCCTTCCCGGCACAGACCGGCAACGCGGAGATTGGGGCGACGGTGGTGGGGATTCGCGAGGGTGCGGTGCGGCTGCAGTTCAACACGCCGACGATCGAGGAAGAAGAGACGCTGACCTGTGCCCTGTACTCACGCGCCAACTCGTGGATCAAGCTGCGCGATGACGTCGAGGTGGATCGTCCGATGGTCAGCCTGGCGCGCGTGGTTCGTATCTCCTTCGCGGGCTTCAACCAGGTACTCCGCGGCCTGCTGCCGCGTAAGAAGAAGGCCGCCGCCGCTGCGGTAACGGTGACCTTGCTGGCGCTTGCCATGCTGCCGGGGCGGGCTCATGCGCAGATTCCGGGCGCGCAGAGCTCCGGGGCTGCGGAGCAGCAGCCTGCTGCCGATACCGCTCCGGTAGCTATGCCGTCTGCGGTCTCCTCGCCAGTTGCCTCCGCGACGAAGCGGCAGCAGATCACATTGCTCACACCGCCGGCCACTACGGTGACGAGCGGCCAGGCGAACGACAGCATCACGTTGAAGGATATGGGAGTGCATAACTCGGTCGAGATGCGCGGCCCGCACTCGTACTACTCGGTCAAGTTCACGCTGGGTCATACGCGGCTTCCGCGGCGCGCGACGCTCGACCTGACCTATCACTTCAGCTCGGAGCTGCCGCCGCACACCGGCACCATCAAGGTGACTCTGAACGGCTCGCCCATCGCCGAGATCGCCGCACCGGACCAGCCGCAGCAGTATGCCGAGTACGGCTTCGTGGCGCTGCCGATCCCGGCCGAGCTGCTGATCCGCGACAACGACATTACGTTCGAGTTCACGGGCGGCACAGTGTCGCAGTCGGGCAAGGCGACAAGCTCGATAGTGCTGGCGAACATCGGAGCCAGCTCCACACTGCTGATCGCGGGCGACCGCGTGCCGTTCCAGAAAGACCTGGGACTGCTGCCGCTACCGCTCTTCGACACCGATCTCCAGACCACGACGACGATCCCGTTTGTCTTCCTTTCGCCGCCGACGCCGCAGGCTCTGCAAGCGGCGGGGATTGTGGCCTCGTGGCTGGGCACCCTGGCCAGCTCGAAGCCGCCGCACTTTTCAGTTGCGATCGGCGCGATTCCTCCGGGCAACGTGATCGTCTTCTCGAACCAGCCCAGCCGTCTGCCGGATGGGTTACGGATTCCCGCGGGTGGCCCGTCGCTGAATATCAAGTCCAACCCCTCCGACCCGGATGGAGCGGCGCTGATCCTGTCGGGCGACAACGACGAACAGTTGATGCATGCGGCGCTCGCGCTCGCGCTGATGAAGGTCTCGCATCCGATGGCCGGTACGGCCGCGCCGATGTTGGGCGAGAGCGTGCGGATCGGCGACTTTGCGATGCCGGAGCCGCGTCAGCCGGACGACGCTCCGCGCTGGCTGTCGACCGATCAACTGACGCCGCTGTGGCAGCTCAGCTCGCAGGAGGCCTTGCAGGCGGACGGAACCAAACCGCTGCCGGTCTACCTGCGCGTGCCGCCGGACCTTTACTACGGCGAGAAGCAGAACCTGAAGCTGGCTCTGACCTATCGCTATAACCCGCTGCCTCTGGGTATGGGCTCCGCGCTGCGTGTGTTTGCCAACGGCTCGATGATTAACGAGACGGCGCTGCCGTCGGGGAACCAGTTCGCGGATCATCATCGGACGGTGATGATGCCGGTGCCGCAGATGCGCCCGTTCGGCAATACGCTGCTGTTCAGCTTCGACTTCATTCCCGCCAACCCGAATATCGACCGGCAGAGCGGGCCGGGGGCGCTCTCGGGCGCGATCCTGCATGACTCCTATCTCGATATACGCGGGCTGACGCACTGGGCGACGATGCCGAACCTGGAGCTGTTTGCCAATGCGGGTTTTCCGTTTACGCGCCGCGCCGACTTGGCCGACACGGTGATCGTGCTGCCGTCCACGCCGACGCCGAACGAGATCACTCTGCTGCTCTACCTGATGAGCCACTGCGGCACCCAGACGGGCTATCCCGCTCTGCGGCTCTCGGTGGCCGGCCCGGACGTGGTAATGCGCGGCGACCGCGACTACCTGATGCTAGGCAGCGTCTCCGACCAGCCGGTCTTCTCGTCGCTGGATGCGTTGCTGCCGGTTACCTTCGATGCCAGCGGACTGCATGTGAAGGGGCCGAGCGGGCTGACGGAGCTGCTGCGCGCGTACTGGCAGCGGATGAACGGCGAAGCTTCACCCGAGGAGCAGATCTCGGACACCTCCGATGGGCTACCCGACCTGCTGATGGAGGGGCTGGAGTCGCCGTTCTTCTCGGGCCGCTCGATCGTGATGCTGGAGCTGCGCAACGACGAGGCGCTGAACGGGTTTGCCGATATCTTTCTGGAGCGTTCGCAGTCCAGCGATATCTCGCACACGGTGAGCCTGCTGCGCAACGGCAGGTTTACCTCGTACGAACTGGGCTCGCGGGTGTACCACGTGGGCAATATCGCGCCGTACGCGATGCTGCGGCTGTGGATGGCGGAGCACTTCTGGCTGCTGATGGTGATGGTGATGGCACTGAGCCTGGTGCTGGCCGCGTACGCACGCGATTACCTCGCGTTGCTGGCAGCCGATCGGCTGAGGGTCGAACCGAAGTAA
- the panC gene encoding pantoate--beta-alanine ligase: MQIHTTIASLRQAIASGSGTLGLVPTMGALHEGHLSLVRAARSQCGRVVASLFVNPTQFGPNEDFSRYPRTFERDCQLFEQAGVDLLFAPQPEEMYPHGPADPNRTFVEVPGISERLDGHFRPGHLRAVASVVAKLFHIVSPDFAYFGQKDAAQVATIRAMVRDLNFPLHVMVCPTVRDPDGLALSSRNRYLTTEQRTQALALSRALALISTAVSEGIHEVPTLVANLTSAIRSSPGLRFEYAEIVDPDTLEPIANLKRGALVAVAAYLGNTRLIDNMVLPPMQPIAVQTTAQEVSA; the protein is encoded by the coding sequence ATGCAGATCCACACCACCATCGCCAGCCTGCGCCAGGCCATCGCCTCAGGCTCCGGCACGCTCGGCCTCGTTCCCACCATGGGAGCCCTGCACGAGGGCCACCTCTCGCTCGTCCGCGCCGCCCGCAGTCAGTGCGGCCGCGTCGTCGCCTCGCTCTTCGTGAACCCCACCCAATTCGGCCCCAACGAGGACTTCAGCCGCTACCCCCGCACCTTCGAGCGCGACTGCCAGCTCTTCGAGCAGGCCGGAGTCGATCTCCTCTTCGCGCCCCAGCCCGAGGAGATGTACCCCCACGGCCCCGCCGATCCTAACCGCACCTTCGTCGAGGTGCCCGGCATCAGCGAGCGGCTCGACGGGCACTTCCGCCCCGGCCACCTGCGCGCCGTCGCCTCCGTCGTGGCCAAGCTCTTCCACATCGTCTCGCCCGACTTCGCCTACTTCGGCCAGAAGGATGCCGCCCAGGTGGCTACCATTCGGGCCATGGTCCGCGACCTCAACTTCCCCCTTCACGTAATGGTCTGCCCCACGGTGCGCGACCCCGACGGGCTGGCTCTCAGCTCCCGCAACCGCTACCTGACTACCGAGCAGCGCACCCAGGCGCTCGCGCTCTCCCGCGCCCTGGCCCTCATCTCTACCGCCGTCTCCGAGGGCATCCATGAGGTCCCGACCCTCGTCGCCAACCTGACCTCCGCCATCCGTAGCTCCCCCGGCCTGCGCTTCGAGTACGCCGAGATCGTCGATCCCGACACGCTGGAGCCTATCGCCAATCTCAAGCGCGGAGCCCTCGTCGCGGTAGCTGCGTACCTCGGCAACACGCGCCTCATCGACAATATGGTTCTTCCTCCCATGCAGCCTATTGCTGTCCAAACAACCGCGCAGGAGGTCTCCGCATGA
- the coaBC gene encoding bifunctional phosphopantothenoylcysteine decarboxylase/phosphopantothenate--cysteine ligase CoaBC, translating to MNVLVGVAGGVAAYKAAELVRALQNRGVDVQVAMTRSAEEFIRPLTFAALTGHQVFTSLWKPSAEATSGEAGPFSIEHIAVAQQIDALVIAPATANTIARLAHGLADDFLTTLALATTAPILLAPAMNVNMWNHPATQANLRTLESRGVQIVPTGSGYLACGMTGGGRLADPEVIAEAVLQRLLKTKDLTNEHILITAGGTREPIDPVRFLGNRSSGKMGHALAEEAAARGAAVTLVTASTLAAPAGCTVVRVETARQMMHAVLDHLPATTIIIGAAAVADFRVAEVAGSKIRRNGPLTLELEPTEDIIARVVAGRSANTLVVAFAAETDSPEQNGRAKLLRKGADAIVINDVSLPGLGFDSDSNAGIFLTPTVSVPLPESSKRLMAARILDQTVALRTCSLEPVL from the coding sequence ATGAACGTCCTCGTGGGAGTCGCAGGCGGAGTAGCCGCTTACAAGGCCGCCGAACTGGTCCGCGCCCTGCAAAATCGCGGAGTAGACGTGCAGGTGGCCATGACCCGCTCCGCCGAGGAGTTCATCCGGCCCCTCACCTTCGCCGCGCTCACCGGCCATCAGGTCTTCACCTCACTCTGGAAGCCCTCGGCAGAGGCGACCTCCGGCGAAGCCGGGCCGTTCAGCATCGAGCACATCGCTGTCGCTCAGCAGATCGACGCCCTTGTCATCGCTCCGGCCACGGCCAACACCATCGCCCGGCTGGCCCACGGGCTGGCCGACGACTTCCTGACTACGCTCGCGCTGGCCACGACCGCGCCGATCCTGCTCGCGCCCGCGATGAACGTCAATATGTGGAACCACCCGGCCACCCAGGCCAACCTGCGCACGCTCGAGTCGCGCGGCGTCCAGATCGTCCCGACGGGCTCCGGCTACCTGGCCTGCGGAATGACCGGCGGAGGCCGTCTCGCCGATCCCGAGGTAATCGCCGAGGCAGTTCTGCAAAGGCTTCTCAAGACAAAAGACCTTACGAATGAGCACATTCTGATCACCGCTGGGGGCACCCGCGAGCCTATCGACCCGGTGCGCTTCCTCGGCAACCGCTCCAGCGGCAAGATGGGCCACGCCCTGGCCGAGGAGGCCGCCGCCCGTGGGGCCGCCGTCACCCTGGTCACCGCCTCGACGCTGGCGGCACCGGCTGGCTGTACGGTCGTCCGCGTCGAGACCGCCCGCCAGATGATGCACGCTGTTCTGGACCACCTGCCCGCCACCACCATCATCATTGGGGCCGCCGCCGTGGCCGACTTCCGCGTCGCCGAGGTTGCCGGATCGAAGATTCGCCGTAACGGGCCGCTCACCTTGGAACTCGAGCCAACCGAGGACATCATCGCCCGTGTGGTCGCGGGGCGCAGCGCCAACACCCTCGTCGTAGCCTTTGCCGCCGAGACCGACTCGCCCGAACAGAATGGTCGCGCCAAGCTGCTGCGCAAAGGGGCCGACGCCATCGTCATCAACGACGTCTCCCTGCCCGGCCTGGGCTTCGATTCGGACTCCAACGCGGGCATCTTCCTTACCCCTACCGTCTCGGTCCCCCTGCCCGAGAGCAGCAAACGCCTGATGGCCGCGCGGATTCTCGACCAGACCGTGGCCCTGCGCACATGCAGCCTTGAACCAGTCCTCTAG